A genomic segment from Gracilimonas sediminicola encodes:
- a CDS encoding DoxX family protein yields the protein MTNPILFLSIIVAVFFLIYGIQCLRSPFMKEEFIRYGMGDGLRILTGTAQLAGAAGLLAGLYISLLGLLATTGLTVMMAVAFGTRIKVRDSLNQTLPSFFFMLVNGFLAYKFLLLMLYDL from the coding sequence TTGACTAATCCCATTTTATTTCTTTCGATAATTGTTGCCGTATTTTTTTTAATCTACGGCATACAATGCCTTCGCTCCCCTTTTATGAAGGAGGAATTTATTCGATACGGAATGGGTGATGGCTTACGAATACTCACCGGCACGGCTCAGCTGGCAGGTGCCGCCGGGCTGCTTGCCGGTTTATACATTAGCCTGTTGGGTCTTCTCGCGACCACCGGATTGACAGTGATGATGGCGGTAGCCTTTGGCACGCGCATAAAGGTCCGGGATTCTCTGAACCAAACGCTACCTTCTTTTTTCTTTATGTTGGTAAACGGTTTTTTGGCCTACAAATTCCTGTTGCTGATGCTTTATGATCTATAG
- a CDS encoding DoxX family protein, whose protein sequence is MEYLIIAIKLIVGLSILNVWLLRSGKETQWRGGDAGSLEEEFKAYGLPIWFMWTVGGLKILFALGLLASIWFTGYPELETYSAYGIAVLMLGAVSMHIKVKDPLKKSLPAFTFLVLSLLIAFL, encoded by the coding sequence ATGGAATATCTAATCATAGCCATAAAACTGATAGTTGGGCTGAGTATCCTGAATGTCTGGTTATTACGATCCGGTAAAGAAACCCAATGGCGGGGTGGAGATGCAGGAAGTCTGGAAGAAGAATTTAAAGCCTACGGGCTTCCCATTTGGTTTATGTGGACTGTAGGCGGGCTCAAAATTCTGTTTGCATTGGGGCTTCTGGCTTCCATTTGGTTTACAGGCTACCCGGAATTAGAAACTTATTCTGCTTACGGCATAGCCGTGTTGATGCTGGGTGCTGTGAGTATGCACATAAAGGTTAAAGATCCGTTAAAAAAATCTCTCCCGGCTTTTACCTTTCTGGTTCTGTCGCTTTTGATTGCTTTTCTATAG